The uncultured Mailhella sp. genome segment CTTCAAACACCGGCTTCGCGTTGTCGAGTCCGCGCGGGGTCTGCGGCGGATACTGCATCACCTTGCCCTCGTACTCGTAGGCCACGCAGAACTTGATTTCCTTCAGGCCGGAAAGCACGTCCACCTTGGTGAGAGCAATGCTCGTGGGATCGCAAAGACGCGCCATTTCCCGCAGCACCACCAGATCAAGCCAGCCGCAGCGGCGCGGACGTCCGGTGGTCGCCCCGTATTCGCCGCCCTGACGACGCAGAAATTCGCCCATGTCGTCGAAAAGTTCCGTGGGGAAAGGTCCGGAACCCACGCGGGTGGTGTAGGCCTTCACGATGGCGATGCGCTGATCGATCATGCCCGCATGCACGCCCGAGCCGATGGACGCGTTGTCGCACACCACGTTGGACGACGTCACAAAGGGATAGGTGCCGTGATCGATGTCGAGCATGACGCCCTGCGCGCCCTCAAACATGATGCTCTTGCCGGCGGCGTCGGCGTCGATGATGAGGCTCGACACGTCGGCCAGATAGGGCACAAGGCGCGGCGCAATGGCCATGAGATCGTTGAACACGGTTTCAGGATCCAGCGCGGGCAGGCCGTAGAGCTGCGTGAAGAGCACGTTCTTTTCCTTGAGGGCGTGCTCAATCTTGTCGCGCAGCACCTCGGGATCGGTCAGATCGCCGGCGCGCACGCCCACACGGGCCTTCTTGTCTTCGTAGCAGGGGCCGATGCCGCGGCCGGTGGTGCCTATCTTGGACTTCGCACTGCCTTCGCGCGCGCCGTCGATGGCGCGATGATACGGCATGATGAGATGCGTCTTGTAGCTGATTTTCAATCTTTCGGGGCTGACGTCGAGTCCGAGGCTCTGGAGGGCGTCTATCTCCTCAAGGAAGCTCTCAGGATCGAGCACAACGCCGTTGCCGATGACGCACATCTTCCCGGGATGAAGTATGCCCGAGGGCACGACATGCAGGACGTACTTCTGGCCATCGACGATGACCGTATGTCCGGCGTTGTTGCCGCCCTGAAAACGGACCACCATATCCACTTCGGAAGTGAGCAGATCGACGATCTTACCCTTGCCTTCGTCGCCCCACTGCGCACCAACGATTGTCATGTTCGACATATATCTCTCCTTAGGACGCACCTTGAAAAATAGAAGGCCGTGCCGGCCCTCTGAAAACGCGCCAAAGACATTTTTATAGAGCCCTTTGTCTGGCTCGTCAACCCGATAAAGCCGAGGGGGACCCGGACGCCCGGCGGTACCAATTCCTTCTCCCGAGTGCGGCAACTGCCCGCTTGCTCAAGCCTCTCTTTACAGAATGCGAGGCTTGCACGACGGCGGCTGCGTTTAACGCCGGAAGTGAATTCCGGCTACGCGCTGCCGTCGGCCGGGCTCCTGACGACATCTTGCCGGGAGCATGAGTAACGCCGTCGTCCGTTTGCGCCGGACACACTTTACGGGCTGCTCTGCTTGCACGACGGACATTGCGTTTAACGCCGGAAGTGAATTCCGGCTACTTATGCCCGTCGGCCGGGCTCCTGATGTCGCCCGGGGCCCCAGAGCGTTGAGAGAATGCCTTCCGGCAGGCACTCCCCCTTCGCCCTTCGCTTCGGGCGTAATCTTCCCGTTCACCCTGTCCTGCCGAAGCAGCGAAGCTGCGAGGCAGAATCAGGGGGGCGCGGGGGGAATTATTTCTGACCTTGCAGTGTCCCAAAGAACACGCAGGCCCGTTTGCGCAAGACACGCTGTACGGCCTGCGGGACTTGCACGACGGGCATTGCGTTTAACGCCGGAAGTGAATTCCGGCTACTTATGCCCGTCGGCCGGGCTTCTGACGTCGCCCGGGGCCCCGGAGCGTTGAGAGAACGCTTTCCGGCAGGCACTCCCCCCTTCGCCCTTCGCTTCGGGCGTAATCTTCCCGTTCACCCTGTCCTGCCGAAGCAGCGAAGCTGCGAGGCAGAATCAGGGGGGCGCGGGGGGAATTATTTCCCCCGCATGCCTTTCCTGCCTTTCCTCTCTTCCTGCCTTTCCTGCCTTTCCTGCCTTTTCTGTCTTTCACTCCCGTGAATCGGGGAAGCAGTCGGGGAATTCGGCCTTGTCGCGGGAGAGTTCGTCCTGCATCCAGGCGAAGAAGGCGCTCACTCGGGGGGTGCGGGCGGCCTCGGCGAGGCAGGCTGCGGTATAGCGGCTTCTGACCGGAACCGTGGGCGTGCGCAGAGCGGCGAGGCGTCCGGCGCGGAGGTCTTCGGCCACGAGAAGCGAGCTCGCCAGCGCCGCGCCCCGGCCTTCCGCCGCCGCGGAAAGCGCCATGTACGAAAACTGAAACATCGGCCCGAAGCGCAGGTCCGGGCGCAGTCCCGACGCCTGAAACCACGCCTTCCATTCCTGTTCCCCGGCTTCCGGAGAACGCAAAAGCCGGTCGGTCTGCCAGTCGCGTTCGTGATCGCGCCAGTAGTCCGGGCCGAACACCGGGAAAAAGCGCTCCTCCGGCAGCTGCACCATAAAAAGTCCGGGCGTCTCAGGCATGTCCAGCCGCACAATGACATCCACATCCGGCCCAAGCACAGGATGCCCCGGATGCGGTCCAATACGAATATCAATATCCGGACAGCGCTCGCAAAAACGACTCAGTCGCGGCGCCAGCCAGCGATTCGCAAAACTCGCCTCCGCCACCACGGAAAGCGGTCCCACCCCGCGCCGCAGGCGCGCGCTCTCCCGACGCAACGTGTCAAGCGCGCCCGCAATCGCCGCGTAATACCGTTCCCCGTCCGGCGTGAGTCGGATTCCGGGCGCACGGCGGATAAACAACGGCACTCCCAAATAATCCTCAAGATGCCGGATGTGCTGACTCACGGCCGCCTGCGTCACGCACAGCTCCTCCCCTGCCCGGGTGAAACTGCCCAGCCGGGCCGCTGCTTCAAAGGCCGCCAGCGCATTCAACGGTGGATTCTCTATCATAAGAAAAACTTATCCCGGCCCACAGGAAATCTCGTTTGCGCCGCCGCAGCATTTGCTGCATGTTGTTTTTCCGCGCCTTCCGGCCGAAAGGCGAACTCCAAAACAACTACGAATGCAAATGACGCGCGCCCAGCGCCCGTCTGGAGATTCCCATGTGGGATGTGTTTTTATTACTGCTGCCCGTGTTTGTGCTGATCTTCCTGGGCATGCTCGCTGAACGCTTTCAACTCGTGCCCCCCTTCGGCTCGACGACGCTCAATCAGTTCCTCGTCAACCTCGGACTTCCGGCCCTGATCTTTCTTTCCATTGCCGAGTGCCGCCCCGAAGATCTCGACCATGAGGCGTTTCTCGCCGGATTCGCCGTCTGTCTGTTCGTGACCTTCGGCGCGCTGATTCCGGTGTTCCACTTCCTTAAATTCGACACAAATTACCGGGAGGAAGTGGTGCTGTCAATGCTCGCCAGCTTCCCCAACGTGGTGCTCGTCGGCCTGCCCGTACTCATGGCCCTGTATCCCGGAAGCCCCGTGGTGGTGCTCGCCAGCACCCTCACCAACATTCTCGAAATCCCCATGGTGCTCATCACCCTGTTCATTCTCGTCAACAACGGCGCCCGCGGACGGCATCCCATACGCACCATCGCCCTTGCGCTCGTCACCAATCCCGTGGTGCTCGCCACCCTCGGCGGCGCAGCCTTCTACGCTTCCGGAACTCCCGTGCCCGCCGTCATCGAATCCCCCTGCCGCGCCCTCGGAAATTCCGTCATGCCCTGCGCCCTCGTGTCGCTCGGCATCGTCATCAGCGCAAGACTGCGCAATCACGGCGACAACAGCGTGTTTCATCCCGGCAGACAGGCCGTCATTCTCATCGGCAAGCAGATAGTCCAGCCCGTGATCGCCTTCATCGCGCTCACCGCCTTTCACACCGAACCCATGTGGCGCTCCATGGGCGTGCTGCTCGCCGCCATGCCCGTGGGAACCCTCGCCTATGCCATGAGCGACTCCTACAAGGTCGCCTCCAACGACGCTTCGGCCGCGGTCATCATGAGCACGCTCGTCTCGCTGCTGCTCATTCCGGTGCTCGCCCTCGTCGTCAAATAGGGGCAGGCCGCGACGGACTCAGCGCCGCCGATTGAACATATTTTCGCCGCGGATCAGGCCGACTCCCATCGAACCGCAGGGACAACGGCTCCACGGCAAACCGGCACGACGCCCCGGGATGACGGGGAATCTTCCCAAGGGCTTCGACGCCGGTAAAAACCTTTTCCCCCGGAACGGATACGCTGCGCACCTTTCCCCCTTGCCGCGCCTGCCTTTGTCAGCCCCTCCTCTCGGGGAACGCTCCGTTCCTTTTTCCCTGCCATGCGGGGCGCTTTTTCAGCCTGAAGCGCCCCGCTTTACATAGTCCTCCTCACTAAAGCCTGCGACAGAACATGCTCCTGCCGCAGGCTTTAAGTTTAAGCGGACACAATACGGACACGGAGCGAAAAACAACAGGCATCAAGCCCGGCGCGCAGAACGACTGGTTCAGCCTGCGGCTCCAGAACAACCCATGTGATTTCTCCCCGGCACTCAGAGAAGCTCCATAAAAACACACGATCCACCAGAAGGCTCGTCAGCTTTTCCCGCGCCGGCAGAGCGACTCCTCGTAAATGTTTTCTGCTGTATTTTTCCCCGGCGCGCAGAACGCCCTCAGGCCAGAAAACGGGGCATTTTTCGTATCGTGATTTTCCCCGCGAACGCAGAGCTGCCGAGAGAGGAAAAACCGCCGCTGCCCCTGTCCACACGGACAGCCGCGCCGCCCAAGATCATCGATCACCAGGGGCAAGCACGC includes the following:
- a CDS encoding adenylosuccinate synthase, with the protein product MSNMTIVGAQWGDEGKGKIVDLLTSEVDMVVRFQGGNNAGHTVIVDGQKYVLHVVPSGILHPGKMCVIGNGVVLDPESFLEEIDALQSLGLDVSPERLKISYKTHLIMPYHRAIDGAREGSAKSKIGTTGRGIGPCYEDKKARVGVRAGDLTDPEVLRDKIEHALKEKNVLFTQLYGLPALDPETVFNDLMAIAPRLVPYLADVSSLIIDADAAGKSIMFEGAQGVMLDIDHGTYPFVTSSNVVCDNASIGSGVHAGMIDQRIAIVKAYTTRVGSGPFPTELFDDMGEFLRRQGGEYGATTGRPRRCGWLDLVVLREMARLCDPTSIALTKVDVLSGLKEIKFCVAYEYEGKVMQYPPQTPRGLDNAKPVFEVLPGWDEDLSGCTDWDSLPRNCRRYIERIEEVLGVKVGYISVGPDRNQTFRH
- a CDS encoding AEC family transporter, whose amino-acid sequence is MWDVFLLLLPVFVLIFLGMLAERFQLVPPFGSTTLNQFLVNLGLPALIFLSIAECRPEDLDHEAFLAGFAVCLFVTFGALIPVFHFLKFDTNYREEVVLSMLASFPNVVLVGLPVLMALYPGSPVVVLASTLTNILEIPMVLITLFILVNNGARGRHPIRTIALALVTNPVVLATLGGAAFYASGTPVPAVIESPCRALGNSVMPCALVSLGIVISARLRNHGDNSVFHPGRQAVILIGKQIVQPVIAFIALTAFHTEPMWRSMGVLLAAMPVGTLAYAMSDSYKVASNDASAAVIMSTLVSLLLIPVLALVVK
- a CDS encoding LysR substrate-binding domain-containing protein; amino-acid sequence: MIENPPLNALAAFEAAARLGSFTRAGEELCVTQAAVSQHIRHLEDYLGVPLFIRRAPGIRLTPDGERYYAAIAGALDTLRRESARLRRGVGPLSVVAEASFANRWLAPRLSRFCERCPDIDIRIGPHPGHPVLGPDVDVIVRLDMPETPGLFMVQLPEERFFPVFGPDYWRDHERDWQTDRLLRSPEAGEQEWKAWFQASGLRPDLRFGPMFQFSYMALSAAAEGRGAALASSLLVAEDLRAGRLAALRTPTVPVRSRYTAACLAEAARTPRVSAFFAWMQDELSRDKAEFPDCFPDSRE